Part of the Verrucomicrobiia bacterium genome is shown below.
GGCCCGATTGGCCGAGCGGTTGGCTCCGTATCAGGCATGGGCGAAGACGTTCAAGAACAGCGACCCGAACGTGAAATCAGGCTGGGAGAAAGTCCTGCTCAAACTGCTGCGGGATTGTGCCGGGCGTTTCATTGAGGATGTGGACGGAATTGTCCGCATCCGCGCCGACGAACTTCCACCACGAATGACCGACCTCGACAAGGCGAAGCTGCTGCTTGGCTACCTGGCCGACATTCAGAATCCCAAATCGGAAGAAAATTAACCACTAACTCAAATCAATATGAGCAACAAACAAGACAACAACCTCGTTCCCCGCATCACTGGACTCCTGATTTTGGAAGTCCGCAAATCCAATCCCAACGGCGATCCCGAACGCGAGAGTTCCCCGCGCCAACGTCCGGATGGCAAAGGCGAAGTTTCGCCTGTGTCCGTGAAGCGAAAGCTCCGCGATCTCGTTCTCGAAAAGGAAGGCGTCGTCTGGAGTGAAACAAAGGCGTCACTCGGTCTGTCTGATGACAGTTTCCAAATCCTGGAGAGCCGGGGACGCAACCGAGATGAGATCAAAAAGAAAATGGAACCGAAGGACGGCAAGATCGGTCAGGGTTTCATTGATGCCTACTGGGACGGACGACTTTTCGGTAACACGTTTCTGGAGGAAGGTGGAGCGGACACCATTCGCGCTGGGGTTGCCCATTTCGGCGTCGGTGTTTCCATTGCTCCAATTGACATCGAGTTCTCGACCTGGACCAGCAAGTCCGGCGTCGAAGCCGGAAAAGACCGTGGCATGGCTCCGATGGCGTTTCGTGTCGTGAAGCATGGTCTGTATGCCGTTCCGTTTTTTGTGAACCCGAACCAAGCGCACAAGACTGGATGCACGAAGCAGGACGTGGATTTGATGCTACACCTGCTCAAACACACCTACGCCAGCACCCGCTCGGTTGTCCGCTCAATGGTTGAAGTCGTCCACGCCCACACACTCACCCACAAGAGCCGCGCAGGCTCGGTTTCTGACTTCGCGTTTATTGACGCCCTCATGCCCAAGAAGCTCGGCGACCCAGCAAAGCCTTCTGAATCGTTGACGGACTATCAGATTCCCACCTGGAAAGACGTTGCGGATTTGGAGACGCG
Proteins encoded:
- a CDS encoding type I CRISPR-associated protein Cas7, producing the protein MSNKQDNNLVPRITGLLILEVRKSNPNGDPERESSPRQRPDGKGEVSPVSVKRKLRDLVLEKEGVVWSETKASLGLSDDSFQILESRGRNRDEIKKKMEPKDGKIGQGFIDAYWDGRLFGNTFLEEGGADTIRAGVAHFGVGVSIAPIDIEFSTWTSKSGVEAGKDRGMAPMAFRVVKHGLYAVPFFVNPNQAHKTGCTKQDVDLMLHLLKHTYASTRSVVRSMVEVVHAHTLTHKSRAGSVSDFAFIDALMPKKLGDPAKPSESLTDYQIPTWKDVADLETRPGSGKKFKDCCEADGYHDYAL